The Flavobacterium praedii genome window below encodes:
- a CDS encoding fibronectin type III domain-containing protein, whose protein sequence is MKNLIYLSIVGLLFISCGGGGGDDPAPTPEVKNVAPTIPTLVTPTDNKLCVDNTVAFQWNAATDANKDAIVYQIQVAKDNTFAQIIKTTEASTANQTIALEKNTAYYWRIKATDSKGLSSDYSAKYKFYTAGDAVVNHLPFSPELVEPALNTVLSTTTAALKWNASDVDATDVLTYDVYFGTTNPPTVKIVDNESVKTKDVTLEPAKEYFWKVVVKDNKGGETVGQVWKFKTN, encoded by the coding sequence TCTTGTGGAGGTGGAGGTGGAGATGATCCTGCACCCACTCCAGAAGTTAAAAATGTTGCTCCAACAATACCAACATTGGTTACTCCAACAGACAACAAATTATGCGTAGATAATACGGTTGCTTTTCAATGGAATGCTGCTACGGATGCAAACAAAGACGCTATAGTCTATCAAATTCAAGTCGCTAAAGACAATACATTTGCACAAATTATAAAAACGACTGAGGCATCAACTGCAAACCAAACGATTGCATTAGAAAAGAACACAGCGTATTATTGGAGAATTAAAGCTACCGACAGCAAAGGATTGTCAAGTGATTATTCGGCTAAATACAAATTTTATACTGCGGGTGATGCGGTAGTGAACCACTTGCCGTTTTCTCCAGAATTAGTAGAACCAGCTTTAAACACCGTTTTGAGCACAACAACAGCTGCTTTAAAATGGAATGCTTCCGATGTAGATGCAACTGATGTTTTGACTTATGATGTGTATTTTGGTACTACCAATCCCCCTACTGTAAAAATAGTAGATAATGAATCCGTAAAAACTAAAGATGTAACTCTAGAACCTGCCAAAGAATATTTTTGGAAAGTAGTTGTCAAAGACAATAAAGGAGGAGAAACTGTTGGACAAGTTTGGAAGTTTAAAACGAATTAA
- a CDS encoding MBL fold metallo-hydrolase — MKLYPIETGNFKLDGGAMFGVVPKTIWNKTNPADENNLIDIAARCLLIEDGNRLILIDTGMGNKQSDKFFGYYSLWGTHSMDKSLAQFGFHRDDITDVFMTHLHFDHCGGSVQWNKDRTGYEPAFKNAKFWSNENHWEWATKPNAREKASFLSENILPMQESGQLHFIAKPESDFGISEELGFGIFYADGHTEKQMIPHIQYQGKTIVFCADLLATAGHLPLPYVMGYDTRPLLTMPEKSKFLNAAADNNHYLFLEHDAHNEIITVQHTEKGVRLKEVFSCGDIF, encoded by the coding sequence ATGAAATTATATCCTATAGAAACAGGAAATTTTAAACTTGATGGTGGAGCTATGTTTGGTGTGGTACCTAAAACCATATGGAACAAAACTAATCCTGCTGACGAAAATAACTTGATCGATATTGCCGCTCGCTGTTTGTTGATTGAAGATGGAAACCGATTAATTTTGATTGATACTGGAATGGGGAATAAACAATCGGATAAGTTTTTTGGGTATTATTCGCTTTGGGGGACACATTCTATGGATAAATCGTTGGCTCAATTCGGTTTTCATCGCGATGATATTACAGATGTTTTCATGACGCATTTGCATTTTGACCATTGTGGAGGAAGTGTTCAATGGAACAAAGACCGAACAGGCTATGAACCAGCTTTTAAAAATGCGAAATTCTGGAGTAACGAAAATCATTGGGAATGGGCTACAAAACCAAACGCTAGAGAAAAAGCTTCTTTTTTGTCTGAGAACATTTTACCAATGCAGGAAAGTGGGCAGTTGCATTTTATTGCTAAACCTGAAAGTGATTTTGGCATTTCAGAGGAGTTGGGATTCGGTATTTTTTATGCCGATGGTCATACCGAAAAACAAATGATTCCGCACATTCAGTACCAAGGCAAAACCATTGTTTTTTGTGCTGATTTATTAGCTACAGCTGGACACTTGCCTTTGCCATATGTGATGGGATATGACACCAGACCGTTATTGACGATGCCCGAGAAATCAAAATTCTTGAACGCCGCTGCCGATAATAACCATTATTTGTTTTTGGAACACGATGCGCATAATGAAATTATAACAGTACAACATACCGAAAAAGGAGTACGATTGAAAGAAGTATTCTCTTGTGGTGATATTTTTTAA
- a CDS encoding NCS2 family permease, which produces MNKILQYFKIKERETSVKQEALGGLVTFLSMAYIIFVNPNILSMTGMPKEALISVTCIAAIFGTLLVGIWAKVPFAMAPGMGLNAMFAFTLVLGQGVSWQDALGVVFLSGVFFTIISFFGIRHKIVEAIPPSLQVAMGCGVGFFIAFIGFKQLGLIVAHPDTLVTLGKFTPAVVIGLITLFITIILEIYKVKGAILIGIIFGTCLGIAFDPSVHLPTHLFSLPPSITPIFGQLNILGVLKLSFASAIFSFLFVSLFDSIGTAIACSYEANLVGKKGKMPHLKKVLEADGIATMFSGILGTSNTVVFIESATGIANGAKTGLSSVFVALFFFLALFFSPIITIVPAYATAPALVLVGIYMSKHLSRINFTDLYIAVPAFLTMIMMPLTYSISNGIAYGFSSFIILALFTKNTKEVTPMMWGVGVFSILSIVIAQMK; this is translated from the coding sequence ATGAATAAAATACTTCAATATTTCAAAATAAAAGAACGAGAAACTTCTGTAAAGCAAGAAGCTCTAGGTGGTTTGGTTACTTTTTTGTCAATGGCGTATATCATTTTTGTAAACCCAAACATACTATCAATGACAGGGATGCCAAAAGAAGCGCTTATTTCGGTTACTTGTATTGCAGCTATTTTTGGTACTTTATTGGTTGGGATTTGGGCCAAAGTCCCTTTCGCCATGGCACCAGGAATGGGATTAAACGCTATGTTTGCCTTTACCCTAGTTTTGGGACAAGGCGTTTCTTGGCAAGATGCATTGGGTGTTGTTTTTCTTTCGGGAGTATTTTTTACAATTATCTCATTTTTTGGAATTCGGCATAAAATTGTAGAAGCTATTCCTCCCTCCTTGCAGGTGGCCATGGGATGTGGTGTTGGTTTTTTTATTGCTTTTATCGGATTCAAACAACTAGGTCTTATTGTTGCTCACCCTGACACTTTGGTCACATTGGGTAAATTTACGCCTGCTGTTGTAATTGGTTTGATCACTTTATTTATAACCATAATTTTAGAAATATACAAAGTAAAAGGTGCCATCTTAATTGGAATCATTTTCGGAACTTGTTTAGGAATTGCATTTGATCCCTCTGTTCACTTACCAACTCACCTATTTTCATTACCGCCATCTATTACGCCCATTTTTGGACAACTAAATATCTTGGGGGTTTTAAAACTAAGTTTTGCTTCCGCTATTTTTTCTTTTCTTTTTGTAAGTTTATTTGATTCTATTGGAACGGCGATTGCCTGTTCTTATGAAGCAAATCTCGTTGGTAAAAAGGGCAAAATGCCACACCTCAAAAAAGTATTGGAAGCCGATGGTATTGCAACAATGTTCAGCGGTATTTTGGGAACAAGTAATACCGTTGTTTTTATTGAATCGGCCACAGGAATTGCCAATGGAGCCAAAACAGGATTAAGTTCGGTATTTGTAGCACTGTTTTTCTTTTTAGCATTGTTTTTCTCTCCTATAATAACAATCGTTCCAGCATATGCAACAGCGCCAGCACTAGTCCTTGTTGGAATCTATATGTCCAAACATCTATCCAGAATCAATTTTACGGATTTATATATTGCCGTACCTGCATTTTTAACCATGATAATGATGCCCCTAACCTATAGTATCAGCAACGGAATTGCCTATGGTTTTTCCTCCTTTATAATCTTGGCGTTATTCACCAAAAATACTAAAGAAGTGACACCAATGATGTGGGGTGTAGGTGTTTTTTCAATTCTAAGCATCGTAATTGCTCAGATGAAATAA
- the sufC gene encoding Fe-S cluster assembly ATPase SufC, translating to MLSIKNLHASIGDKEILKGINLEVKAGEVHAIMGPNGAGKSTLSAVIAGNENYEVTDGEVILDGEDLAELAPEERAHKGVFLSFQYPVEIPGVSVTNFMRSAINETRKAKGQEEMPANEMLKLIREKSELLEIDRKFLSRSLNEGFSGGEKKRNEIFQMAMLEPKLAILDETDSGLDIDALRIVANGVNKLKSDKNAVIVITHYQRLLDYIVPDFVHVLYNGKIVKSGGAELAHELEEKGYDWIKQEQEA from the coding sequence ATGTTATCAATAAAAAATTTACACGCCTCTATAGGTGACAAAGAAATATTAAAAGGAATAAACCTTGAAGTGAAAGCAGGAGAAGTTCATGCTATAATGGGGCCAAATGGTGCTGGTAAAAGTACACTTTCAGCTGTAATTGCAGGAAACGAAAATTATGAAGTAACGGATGGAGAAGTGATTTTGGACGGAGAAGATCTTGCCGAATTAGCTCCAGAAGAAAGAGCACATAAAGGTGTTTTCCTTTCGTTCCAATATCCAGTGGAAATTCCTGGAGTTTCGGTAACCAATTTCATGAGATCGGCAATCAACGAAACTCGTAAAGCTAAAGGTCAAGAAGAAATGCCAGCCAACGAAATGCTGAAATTGATTCGTGAAAAATCGGAACTATTAGAAATCGACAGAAAGTTTCTTTCGCGTTCTCTTAATGAAGGTTTCTCTGGTGGAGAGAAAAAAAGAAATGAAATTTTCCAGATGGCAATGCTAGAACCAAAACTAGCCATCCTTGACGAAACCGATTCTGGTCTAGACATCGATGCTTTGAGAATTGTTGCCAATGGTGTCAACAAATTAAAAAGTGATAAAAATGCTGTCATTGTAATTACGCATTACCAAAGATTATTGGATTATATCGTTCCCGATTTTGTACACGTGCTTTACAACGGAAAAATTGTAAAATCTGGTGGTGCAGAATTAGCGCATGAACTGGAAGAAAAAGGATACGATTGGATTAAACAAGAACAAGAAGCTTAA
- the sufB gene encoding Fe-S cluster assembly protein SufB, producing MSKYTEDDLKIELETKEYEYGFYTELDSETFPIGLNEDIVRAISKKKDEPQWMTDWRIEAFRAWEEMIEPEWANVRYQKPDFQAISYYSAPKKADPNKTLDDVDPELLEMYKKLGISVDEQKMMNNVAMDIVVDSVSVATTFKKTLGEKGIIFMSISEAIREHPELVRKYLGTVVPQKDNFYAALNSAVFSDGSFCYIPKGVRCPMELSTYFRINQAGTGQFERTLLVADEGSYVSYLEGCTAPTRDENQLHAAVVELIALDDAEIKYSTVQNWYPGNKEGKGGVYNFVTKRGFCEKNAKISWTQVETGSAITWKYPSVILKGDNSIGEFYSIAVTNNYQQADTGTKMIHLGKNTKSTIISKGISAGKSQNSYRGLVQIGARAENARNFSQCDSLLMGNHCGAHTFPYIESKNPTAKIEHEATTSKIGEDQVFYCNQRGIPTEKAIALIVNGFSKDVLNKLPMEFAVEAQKLLEISLEGSVG from the coding sequence ATGTCAAAATACACCGAAGACGATTTAAAAATCGAATTAGAGACTAAAGAATATGAGTACGGATTCTACACCGAATTAGACTCGGAAACGTTTCCGATTGGTCTAAATGAAGATATTGTTCGCGCTATTTCAAAAAAGAAAGACGAACCGCAATGGATGACCGACTGGCGTATTGAGGCTTTCCGTGCTTGGGAAGAAATGATAGAACCAGAATGGGCAAATGTTCGTTATCAAAAACCGGATTTTCAAGCCATCTCTTATTATTCAGCCCCAAAGAAAGCAGATCCAAATAAAACTCTTGATGATGTAGATCCTGAACTTTTAGAAATGTATAAAAAGTTAGGAATCTCTGTTGATGAGCAAAAAATGATGAATAATGTTGCCATGGATATCGTGGTTGACTCAGTTTCAGTCGCTACAACATTCAAAAAAACATTAGGCGAAAAAGGTATAATCTTCATGAGTATTTCTGAAGCCATCAGAGAACATCCTGAATTAGTTCGTAAATATTTGGGGACCGTTGTTCCTCAAAAAGACAACTTTTATGCAGCATTGAATTCGGCTGTTTTCTCAGATGGATCGTTCTGTTATATTCCAAAAGGCGTTCGTTGTCCAATGGAATTATCAACTTATTTTAGAATTAATCAAGCTGGAACGGGTCAATTCGAAAGAACATTGTTAGTTGCAGATGAAGGCAGTTATGTTTCGTACTTAGAAGGCTGTACAGCGCCAACTCGTGACGAAAATCAATTGCATGCCGCTGTGGTTGAATTGATTGCACTAGACGATGCTGAAATAAAATATTCTACCGTTCAAAACTGGTATCCTGGTAATAAAGAAGGTAAAGGTGGAGTTTACAATTTTGTAACCAAAAGAGGATTCTGCGAGAAAAATGCAAAAATCTCTTGGACACAAGTAGAAACTGGATCTGCCATTACTTGGAAATATCCTTCAGTGATTTTAAAAGGAGACAACTCAATTGGAGAATTTTATTCGATTGCCGTTACCAATAATTACCAACAAGCCGATACGGGAACCAAAATGATTCATTTGGGTAAAAACACCAAATCAACCATTATTTCTAAAGGTATTTCTGCAGGAAAATCACAAAACAGTTATAGAGGTTTGGTTCAAATTGGAGCAAGAGCAGAAAACGCGAGAAACTTTTCACAATGTGATTCTTTATTAATGGGGAACCATTGTGGAGCTCATACCTTTCCGTATATCGAAAGCAAAAATCCAACAGCAAAAATTGAACACGAAGCTACAACCAGTAAAATTGGTGAAGACCAGGTTTTCTATTGCAACCAACGTGGAATCCCAACCGAAAAAGCAATTGCGCTTATCGTAAACGGATTCAGTAAAGATGTGTTGAATAAATTACCGATGGAATTTGCTGTTGAGGCACAGAAATTATTGGAAATAAGTTTAGAAGGTTCTGTGGGTTAA
- a CDS encoding HesB/IscA family protein yields MIQVSDTAKKKIIDLMKDDGFDAAVDYVRVGVKSGGCSGLSYDLKFDKNKGEDDKIFVDNEITIAVEKKSFLYLAGTILEFSGGLNGKGFVFNNPNANRTCGCGESFSL; encoded by the coding sequence ATGATACAAGTTTCTGATACTGCCAAAAAGAAAATCATCGATTTGATGAAAGACGATGGTTTTGATGCTGCTGTAGACTACGTGAGAGTAGGCGTGAAAAGTGGCGGATGCTCTGGATTGTCCTATGATTTGAAATTTGACAAAAATAAAGGTGAAGACGATAAAATTTTTGTGGATAACGAAATCACCATCGCTGTCGAAAAAAAATCTTTTTTATATTTAGCAGGGACCATATTGGAATTTTCAGGAGGCTTAAACGGTAAAGGTTTTGTATTTAATAATCCAAATGCAAATAGAACTTGCGGTTGCGGAGAGAGTTTCTCATTATAG
- a CDS encoding Txe/YoeB family addiction module toxin, translating to MEVIYSEKAQKDREFWKKSGNKAIMNKISALIHDIILHPFEGIGKPEQLKHQLSGRWSRRINKEHRIIYRVTEENKVEILDILSLKGHYE from the coding sequence GTGGAAGTAATTTATTCTGAAAAAGCTCAGAAAGACAGAGAATTTTGGAAGAAATCTGGTAACAAAGCAATAATGAATAAAATATCTGCTTTAATCCACGATATTATTTTGCATCCTTTTGAAGGAATTGGAAAACCAGAACAATTGAAACATCAACTTTCTGGAAGATGGTCAAGAAGAATTAATAAAGAACACCGCATTATATACAGAGTTACAGAAGAAAATAAAGTAGAAATATTAGATATATTGTCTTTAAAAGGACATTATGAATAA
- a CDS encoding DUF2683 family protein, with the protein MELILKNVKKKDFPVLKSLAKSLGFEIVQEIEKPYNPEFVKEILEAEKSIKDGKGMKIKLEDLWK; encoded by the coding sequence ATGGAACTCATTTTAAAAAACGTTAAGAAAAAAGATTTTCCAGTCTTGAAATCATTGGCAAAATCATTGGGTTTCGAAATCGTTCAAGAAATCGAAAAGCCTTATAATCCAGAATTTGTAAAAGAAATTTTGGAAGCTGAAAAAAGCATTAAGGACGGAAAAGGAATGAAAATAAAGCTAGAGGATTTGTGGAAGTAA